In the Symphalangus syndactylus isolate Jambi chromosome Y, NHGRI_mSymSyn1-v2.1_pri, whole genome shotgun sequence genome, one interval contains:
- the LOC129476734 gene encoding general transcription factor II-I-like — protein sequence MSYDPTTALQPARLRHELMNSTHEDLQLDKPALGAEALGSTEAKAVPYQKFETHVNELNVEGLPENIPFRSPSLHGIPRLESIFQVGNRIKFVIKRIQRFQVLPPSTLWQVDSHNQPRQWCHIRLTAWRSWQELTFLLMTTSERTRRKS from the exons atgagctatgatcccaccacagCATTGCAGCCTGCCAGACTGAG ACATGAACTTATGAATTCAACACATGAAGACTTACAACTTGATAAACCAGCTTTAGGAG CTGAAGCCTTGGGGAGCACTGAAGCCAAGGCGGTACCATACCAAAAATTTGAAACACATGTGAATGAGCTGAATGTGGAAGGACTACCGGAAAACATTCCTTTCAGAAGCCCCTCATTGCATGGAATCCCAAGGCTCGAAAGCATCTTTCAAGTGGGCAATCGAATTAAGTTTGTTATTAAGAG GATTCAACGGTTTCAGGTACTCCCACCCTCAACCCTCTGGCAGGTAGATTCACACAACCAACCCAGGCAGTGGTGCCACATAAGACTTACAGCATGGAGAAGCTGGCAAGAACTCACATTTCTGCTGATGACAACATCAGAGAGGACGAGAAGAAAGagctag